Proteins encoded in a region of the Isosphaeraceae bacterium EP7 genome:
- a CDS encoding prolyl oligopeptidase family serine peptidase codes for MKVRPTFTTAVLALLLTTATTNAADPKPGETPPLAEYFRVESAKIEAKPLLGIDSADAWKAKRPELKRQLAEMLGLDPGPERVPLDAQVTGTVEAPDFVIEKILFRSAPGLVVTANLYRPKVVDKDKKLPAVLYVCGHGREEIDGLILGNKAHYKHHAAWYAANGYVCLVLDTLELGEVPGLHHGTFRYGMWWWLSRGYSPAGVEAWNGMRGIDYLVSRPEVDATKIGVTGRSGGGATSWWVAAMDDRVAAAIPVAGITDLHNHVVDGMVEEHCDCMYPVNTYRWDFDTLAALVAPRPLLVENTDADPMFPEDGVRRIYAQLQRVYGWYGAADKLGLVVGKGKHVDTEELRHPSFAFMNKWLKGTDAKVEEPPRPIDQKDLRVIAEDSALGPRAANALIQETFIKVPTPPNMPPTRNAWPAQRAQWLEEIRAKVFGGWPAEGELSTPEPQPVIDRTTKGIRMRSYDYESQPGVTLRFWWIEPAGRAAGPRNMAIRVLDEAAWEGEWSRIIAALEGTGPVSDLNTGAWVTGVLPLRLSRDRALVLLAPRGVGPSAWPETKDSNIRRRFYLLGQTLDGMRVLDVRRGIAAMRRVVEVPQGANLALIGEGQAAPLAMWAAVFEPSVSDLVLESPPTSVREGPAFLNLERLMTQAQALTLVHPREVVIRRSTPDAWRWAARQAETLGAPVGSWPSFAPR; via the coding sequence ATGAAAGTGCGACCGACCTTCACGACGGCTGTTCTGGCGCTCTTGCTCACCACGGCCACGACCAACGCTGCCGACCCCAAGCCCGGCGAGACGCCGCCGCTGGCGGAGTACTTCCGCGTCGAGAGCGCCAAGATCGAGGCCAAGCCGCTGCTGGGCATCGACTCGGCGGACGCCTGGAAGGCGAAACGACCCGAACTGAAGCGGCAACTCGCCGAGATGCTCGGCCTCGACCCCGGCCCCGAGCGGGTCCCGCTCGACGCCCAGGTCACCGGCACGGTCGAGGCCCCCGATTTCGTGATCGAGAAGATCCTGTTCCGCTCCGCCCCCGGGCTGGTCGTCACCGCCAATCTGTACCGGCCCAAGGTGGTCGACAAGGACAAGAAGCTGCCGGCGGTGCTCTACGTCTGCGGGCACGGGCGGGAGGAGATCGATGGACTGATCCTGGGCAACAAGGCGCATTACAAGCACCACGCCGCCTGGTACGCCGCCAATGGGTATGTCTGCTTGGTGCTCGACACGCTCGAGCTTGGCGAGGTGCCGGGCCTGCATCACGGAACGTTCAGGTACGGCATGTGGTGGTGGCTCTCCCGCGGGTACTCTCCCGCGGGGGTCGAGGCCTGGAACGGGATGCGGGGGATCGACTACCTCGTCTCCAGGCCCGAGGTCGACGCGACCAAGATCGGCGTGACGGGCCGATCGGGCGGCGGCGCGACGAGTTGGTGGGTGGCCGCGATGGACGACCGCGTGGCCGCTGCCATTCCCGTGGCCGGCATCACCGACTTGCACAATCACGTCGTCGACGGCATGGTCGAGGAGCATTGCGACTGCATGTATCCAGTGAACACCTATCGCTGGGACTTCGACACACTCGCCGCCCTGGTCGCGCCCCGGCCCCTCCTCGTCGAGAATACCGATGCCGACCCGATGTTTCCGGAGGACGGAGTCCGACGGATTTACGCTCAGCTCCAGCGGGTCTACGGCTGGTACGGGGCCGCCGACAAGCTCGGCCTGGTCGTCGGCAAGGGGAAGCACGTCGACACCGAAGAGCTCCGTCACCCCTCCTTCGCTTTCATGAACAAATGGCTCAAAGGGACCGATGCGAAGGTCGAGGAACCGCCCCGACCCATCGATCAGAAGGACCTGCGCGTGATCGCCGAGGACTCGGCCCTGGGACCGAGGGCCGCGAACGCGTTGATTCAGGAGACGTTCATCAAGGTCCCCACGCCGCCGAACATGCCGCCGACCCGAAACGCCTGGCCGGCGCAGCGGGCCCAATGGCTGGAGGAGATACGGGCCAAAGTCTTCGGCGGCTGGCCGGCCGAGGGTGAACTGTCCACGCCCGAACCGCAGCCGGTCATCGATCGCACGACGAAGGGAATCCGGATGCGCTCGTATGATTACGAGAGCCAGCCCGGCGTCACCTTGCGCTTCTGGTGGATCGAGCCCGCCGGCCGCGCCGCCGGGCCGCGCAACATGGCGATCCGAGTGCTCGACGAGGCCGCCTGGGAGGGCGAATGGTCGCGCATCATCGCGGCGCTGGAAGGGACAGGGCCCGTCTCGGATCTCAACACCGGCGCCTGGGTGACCGGTGTCCTTCCATTGAGGCTGTCCCGCGACCGGGCCCTCGTCCTGCTCGCCCCGCGCGGTGTGGGCCCGTCGGCCTGGCCTGAGACGAAGGACAGCAACATCCGCAGGCGGTTCTACCTGCTGGGCCAGACCCTCGACGGCATGCGAGTCCTGGACGTGCGCCGGGGGATTGCCGCGATGCGCCGTGTCGTCGAGGTTCCCCAGGGGGCCAACCTCGCCCTGATCGGCGAGGGGCAGGCCGCCCCGCTGGCCATGTGGGCCGCCGTTTTCGAGCCCTCCGTCTCCGATCTCGTCCTCGAATCGCCCCCGACCAGCGTGCGCGAAGGACCCGCGTTCCTGAACCTGGAGCGGCTGATGACCCAGGCCCAGGCGCTTACGCTGGTGCATCCGCGCGAGGTCGTCATCCGCCGTTCCACGCCCGATGCCTGGCGCTGGGCGGCGCGCCAGGCCGAGACGCTAGGCGCCCCGGTCGGCAGCTGGCCGTCATTCGCCCCGCGCTAG
- a CDS encoding nucleoside monophosphate kinase, translating to MSATVSFPPRHLVAFGRPGSGKSSLAERLGKDYGYTLVRTGELLREAVRRGDSLGKRVEATLASGNLVPDALIVELLEADLKAPGDRRLLFDGFPRTMGQVAILEGFEQTLGFGIDGYLEIALTREAAEARMTGRRVCPQCGATYHLQAKPPIVPEHCDNDGATLVRRPDDAIEVVSRRQQVYDDHAGPILAHLRATVPDRIYVVDGDQGPDAVYAETLAVLGLARGE from the coding sequence GTGTCCGCGACCGTTTCGTTCCCCCCGCGGCACCTGGTGGCCTTCGGGCGTCCCGGCAGCGGCAAGAGCAGCCTGGCCGAACGCCTGGGCAAGGATTACGGCTACACCCTGGTTCGCACCGGCGAACTGTTACGCGAGGCGGTTCGCCGTGGCGACTCGCTGGGCAAGCGCGTCGAGGCCACCCTGGCCAGCGGCAACCTCGTCCCAGACGCGCTCATCGTCGAGTTGCTGGAGGCCGACCTGAAGGCCCCGGGCGACCGCCGGCTGCTGTTCGACGGGTTCCCCCGGACGATGGGCCAGGTGGCCATCCTTGAAGGCTTCGAACAGACGCTCGGCTTCGGCATCGACGGCTATCTCGAGATCGCGCTGACGCGCGAGGCGGCCGAGGCCCGGATGACAGGCCGACGCGTCTGCCCGCAATGTGGCGCGACCTATCACCTCCAGGCCAAGCCCCCCATCGTGCCCGAGCATTGCGACAACGACGGGGCCACATTGGTGCGCAGGCCCGACGACGCAATCGAGGTCGTCTCCCGGCGGCAGCAGGTCTATGACGACCACGCGGGGCCGATCCTGGCGCATCTGCGGGCGACGGTCCCCGACCGGATTTATGTGGTGGACGGCGACCAGGGCCCCGACGCGGTCTATGCCGAGACCCTGGCCGTGCTGGGCCTAGCGCGGGGCGAATGA